TTTGCATTGAACAAGATGCAAgtgtctaaaaattattaagccgCAGAGCTGTAGCTCTTAAGGGTAAAACTGATCCCTCTCAGTTTCGCTAAACTTTAGGATAGAGggatcaaaattaaagtttccaaaattattataaaggtgcaaaaaagattcttaaatgttaaaattttgttttgtcgGTAGATTTATCCTTTTAGCAGGTTAATAAtccttcatgaaaaaaaaatcagtaaaacttccataaaaagaaatcaagaatcatataaatataatgaagtaAGTCGATAGGTATTTTTCGAACtcatttgaaaaagtaaaactaaattcTCAGTTGCacaaatttttcctaatttcgacaattttattttatttcgataaattctctttaaaatccagcaatttaaaaatctagaaTTTTATATCCCAATTAATGAAACCGGAATTCTTGTTTTGCAATAGATTAGTGCATACGCATATCTCGTACACACGTAAGTATGGCTCGCTTCAAATATGCATGATAAACTAATCAAATctgaaatagcaaaattttatctaCTGCATTTACACAAGACTTAAATCTAGATATAAAACTATGAGACTTCAGTTTTtaagctttaatatttaatagaacataagtattaaaaaatatcagctcCCCCACAGCAGAAAGAAATGCGAAAATAATCTAcagtgtttaaatattttattttaaaataaaaagaacgcAAATAAAGTTCATAATAGTATAGAATAACATTTTAGTagcaaaactttaatttgaagTGTCTAATGatgttcatattttaatttccttaatgtCCTCAAGAGATAGTTTAGCTGGTTACTATCGGACAAGTCCAACAAAGGCGTGCGAGAATGTATTCCACTATCCTCAAAGCCTAAGTGTAATACACCGCTTCCAACAGAGTGAATTCCATTCGTGGTACTAACCGGAATGTTTAAAGATACTCCTCCTTCTGATAGAATTCTGTGCAGGAACTTTAAAGGCTTGTTGACACTAGGAtcaatttttagctttaaagGCAAGCCATCAGGAGTAAAAGCCAACACTATTTTTGTCTCTGCGTCTTGTCTCCAGGATCCAGAATGTTTATGAGAATGGAGATTGGATTCTTTGTCTTGATTATAGGATATTTCGTCTCGAGAGGCACTCTTTGAAGATGTCCCGCTTGCAAATTGATCCCGCGTAATACCTCTAATACCTTCGATTATTTTCTTTGGCGGCGAAATGTTGGAATCTAGTAACCATTTGCCATGGTCCTTCAGTAGTCGCCTGAAATACTTATCGAAGGtagattcagaaaataaaacatctcCAAGAATCCTGCCTTGAATACCAGTTTCATCTTCCCTGTCCTGGTGTGGTTCGCTGTTCCTCTTTGAAGATTCACTAACTACTTTTGGCGAGATTTTGCCTTTATTGCTAATCTTTTTATTCGAAGTCATCGCTGTTCTGATGGGTCTACTAGATCGTTTCTGCAATTCTGGCTTTACTCTCTTCTCGTTCTTTTCAGGGTATTTAGAAGTTTCCTCATCGAAAATACCTTTGAttcctaaattaatatttccacTGACATCTGCTAATGGAGAATGAGGCTTTAGACCATCTTTATCAGActttttatcgattttttttgttggaggTTTCTTTGCAtccacttttatatttaaaggcaAAAAAGGCAAAGATAGATCGAGTGATGACCGTTGCCCCGTGTTATGGAAATTCAAGTTTAGAATGTCAGACATCTTGATCATTCCACCGGAACTCAAAGATTGGCTAACTTGATCCTGTAGAGTTTTGTAATTATCTCTGATGCGATCAAAATAGTTTCTTCTGCGATTATCTTTCTCCTGATTTGGGATCATTTTTGGGTTTTCAGATTCATACTTAGGAGCAGTAAGCCTGTAGAGTCTGTCTTCCACATCAACTATCGCATCACTTAGCTGAGAGAGGACATTTGCATATGGATCATGTGTTGATGTTGGTAGAGGATCAAAAGATTCCGTTGCATCTTGAACTTGACAGGAAACTAAACTTTGAACAAT
This window of the Parasteatoda tepidariorum isolate YZ-2023 chromosome 4, CAS_Ptep_4.0, whole genome shotgun sequence genome carries:
- the LOC107441013 gene encoding uncharacterized protein, which gives rise to MKRVIIICLLVIVQSLVSCQVQDATESFDPLPTSTHDPYANVLSQLSDAIVDVEDRLYRLTAPKYESENPKMIPNQEKDNRRRNYFDRIRDNYKTLQDQVSQSLSSGGMIKMSDILNLNFHNTGQRSSLDLSLPFLPLNIKVDAKKPPTKKIDKKSDKDGLKPHSPLADVSGNINLGIKGIFDEETSKYPEKNEKRVKPELQKRSSRPIRTAMTSNKKISNKGKISPKVVSESSKRNSEPHQDREDETGIQGRILGDVLFSESTFDKYFRRLLKDHGKWLLDSNISPPKKIIEGIRGITRDQFASGTSSKSASRDEISYNQDKESNLHSHKHSGSWRQDAETKIVLAFTPDGLPLKLKIDPSVNKPLKFLHRILSEGGVSLNIPVSTTNGIHSVGSGVLHLGFEDSGIHSRTPLLDLSDSNQLNYLLRTLRKLKYEHH